The ANME-2 cluster archaeon genome includes a region encoding these proteins:
- a CDS encoding glycogen synthase, producing MGGIWNVIDSEAVTMARLLDSGEISQVNNTRIIVAGPYYGFSGADWNTGLDRITDLSGYGEVELDGELETVLRELEKNGIKFMTSSRMIGNYEILYILFDTCMFNTISTLFNGQEMTLSNKVKREAYELIELNSLQYETTGCATEYTHYLNLSFAISEFIRILLTLKEKDAEKYQDEAISEFALSLTQHVSVSLHCHEFGVFYTIARLEKMGLPIRTVATFHATIPGRTAGYRAINKIQNNDARFDTGVNEAFAKLESLASYADAVTAVGDSTRKEVRLFYGIDSILVRNGIETIEGSMDWDNKELCRKRIQEFLSDNLYKHFNGEKIDPEKILPLFTISRIELENKGYPDLLDALVVHDRLIKNHILSGTMDDDVKVVCLLITAHGPKNMSRLQEGFPINLPVEILDGEELRLNQMIQERNLQCENLSRNTRSVAACLYPQWIGPNDGGLNMTSAELMSGCVAGIFPSKYDPFLLTGLEAGAQATPSIVSRVCGFSDALKTLKRLVVGMGGVVVVDNINISPNETVVDYALAMDYFTSTYIQDKVKYNLLCQEAFQLAREMNWNMPAKRYYEILTGIKSVQ from the coding sequence ATGGGCGGAATCTGGAACGTAATTGATTCCGAAGCTGTCACTATGGCAAGACTTCTGGATTCAGGAGAGATATCCCAGGTCAACAATACCAGGATTATCGTGGCAGGCCCGTATTATGGGTTCAGTGGTGCGGACTGGAACACAGGACTTGACAGGATAACTGACCTGTCTGGTTATGGTGAAGTTGAATTGGATGGTGAGCTGGAAACGGTCCTGCGGGAATTGGAAAAAAACGGCATAAAATTCATGACAAGTTCCAGGATGATTGGAAATTATGAGATATTGTATATTCTTTTTGATACCTGTATGTTCAATACAATCTCTACATTGTTTAATGGCCAGGAGATGACGCTTTCCAACAAGGTGAAAAGAGAAGCTTATGAACTGATAGAACTGAACTCCTTACAATACGAGACCACGGGGTGTGCAACAGAATATACTCATTACCTTAATCTTTCGTTTGCCATATCTGAATTCATACGTATTTTATTGACCTTGAAAGAAAAGGATGCCGAAAAATACCAGGATGAAGCCATATCTGAATTCGCCCTTTCCCTTACTCAACACGTATCTGTTTCCCTCCATTGCCATGAATTCGGGGTATTCTATACTATTGCACGGCTTGAAAAGATGGGATTGCCTATCAGGACCGTGGCTACCTTCCATGCCACGATACCGGGTCGTACAGCAGGGTACCGTGCCATAAACAAGATACAGAATAATGACGCGCGTTTCGATACAGGGGTCAATGAAGCATTTGCCAAACTGGAATCACTGGCATCATATGCTGATGCTGTGACCGCAGTGGGTGATTCCACGAGAAAAGAAGTGCGCCTGTTCTATGGTATCGATTCAATACTTGTGCGCAATGGTATTGAAACCATTGAAGGAAGCATGGACTGGGATAATAAAGAATTGTGCCGCAAGAGGATACAGGAGTTCCTGTCAGATAATCTCTACAAACATTTCAATGGAGAGAAGATTGACCCTGAAAAGATACTTCCCCTATTTACCATATCCAGGATCGAGCTTGAGAATAAGGGATATCCTGACCTGCTGGATGCACTTGTGGTGCACGACAGGCTGATCAAGAACCATATTCTTAGTGGCACCATGGACGATGATGTAAAGGTAGTCTGTTTACTTATCACAGCCCACGGCCCGAAGAACATGTCCCGTCTGCAGGAAGGTTTTCCGATAAACCTGCCTGTTGAAATACTGGATGGTGAAGAACTGAGGCTTAACCAGATGATACAGGAGCGCAATCTCCAGTGCGAAAACCTATCCCGGAATACGCGGTCTGTCGCAGCGTGCCTGTATCCACAGTGGATAGGTCCCAATGACGGTGGATTGAACATGACCTCTGCGGAATTAATGTCTGGATGTGTTGCAGGGATATTCCCTTCAAAGTACGACCCGTTCCTGTTGACCGGACTTGAAGCCGGAGCACAGGCTACTCCAAGCATTGTAAGCCGGGTTTGCGGGTTCAGTGATGCTTTGAAAACACTCAAGAGGCTTGTTGTGGGTATGGGAGGGGTCGTGGTGGTGGACAATATCAATATCTCACCCAACGAGACTGTTGTGGATTATGCTCTTGCAATGGATTATTTCACGAGCACGTATATCCAGGATAAAGTGAAATATAATCTGTTATGCCAGGAGGCATTTCAACTGGCCAGGGAAATGAACTGGAACATGCCTGCCAAACGTTATTATGAAATATTGACCGGGATAAAATCCGTTCAATGA
- a CDS encoding glycosyltransferase family 4 protein: protein MNIAFVSIEFPPRIFGGLGTYVTSMSAKCVEMGHRVWIFTPNNGKELPLQETMDGIEVYRPRSVSCVDTFRHFASPDTLDRWGEGGIDFLCDLISYNHLSAHLLEDLMETEHIDICIAHDWLGLPAALSVKRDTGIPIIYHIHSTEAGRSLGSPNPQLVSFEMMGIQLADTVITVSHAMKDELITMGADPGKVHVCHNGIDAKTFAPSHIDKRQLSLTRKQYNIAPDNAVILFLGRLEQVKGPDKLVKAMSEVIESNPAARLVMVGSGTQEGLIRDMITQYSLDHHVFINTSFLDDISKIHHYAMADVCVFPSLYEPFGIVALEAMAMEKPVVAGARGVSGLREIVITPPASRPTGMHVNPIDPGDIAWGINTVLHDRDVARLWGKNGRQRVLDTFSWNSIAKKTLKIYEGIINA from the coding sequence TTGAATATAGCTTTTGTAAGCATAGAATTTCCACCAAGGATATTTGGCGGCCTTGGTACGTATGTGACCAGTATGTCAGCCAAATGTGTTGAAATGGGGCACAGGGTATGGATATTCACACCTAACAATGGCAAAGAATTGCCATTACAGGAAACAATGGATGGGATTGAGGTGTACAGGCCCCGGTCAGTCTCATGTGTCGATACATTCAGGCATTTTGCCTCACCAGATACACTTGATAGGTGGGGGGAAGGCGGCATTGATTTTTTATGCGACCTTATCAGTTACAATCATTTATCTGCACATCTGCTGGAAGACCTGATGGAAACTGAACATATAGATATATGCATAGCACATGACTGGCTCGGGCTTCCGGCAGCCCTGTCTGTTAAAAGAGATACCGGGATTCCCATCATCTACCATATTCACAGTACAGAAGCCGGACGCTCGCTGGGTTCTCCCAATCCTCAACTTGTTTCCTTTGAGATGATGGGGATACAGCTTGCTGATACCGTGATCACCGTATCGCATGCTATGAAAGATGAACTGATAACAATGGGCGCTGACCCTGGAAAGGTCCACGTATGCCATAACGGCATCGATGCAAAGACATTCGCCCCATCACATATCGATAAAAGACAACTATCATTAACACGTAAGCAGTACAATATAGCACCGGATAATGCGGTCATCCTTTTTTTGGGCCGGCTGGAACAGGTGAAGGGGCCTGATAAACTTGTCAAGGCAATGTCAGAGGTAATCGAATCAAACCCAGCGGCCAGACTGGTTATGGTTGGGAGCGGTACGCAGGAAGGTCTGATAAGGGATATGATAACACAATATAGTCTTGACCACCATGTTTTTATCAATACATCATTTTTAGACGATATCTCGAAGATACACCATTATGCAATGGCAGATGTATGCGTTTTTCCAAGCCTGTACGAGCCTTTTGGTATAGTAGCGCTCGAAGCTATGGCTATGGAGAAACCTGTGGTTGCGGGGGCCCGGGGTGTGAGCGGGCTTAGGGAGATAGTGATAACCCCACCAGCGAGCAGACCCACAGGCATGCATGTAAACCCAATTGACCCCGGAGATATTGCATGGGGTATCAATACGGTATTACATGACCGCGATGTTGCCAGACTTTGGGGGAAGAACGGACGCCAGCGTGTACTCGATACTTTTTCCTGGAACAGTATTGCAAAAAAGACCTTGAAGATCTATGAAGGGATAATAAATGCCTGA
- a CDS encoding DUF4921 family protein, translating into MPELRKHYFLEEYCIIAAERGRRPSDFVSQPELSGITDCAFCGGNEDKTPPANAVYRAGKVLKDDDGERVKEWQIRCIPNLYPALSQDAVPFEASSVRQQEGWQVQNGYGFHEVIVESPLHSKTLPDLTDDEIGLLMRAYRDRVAYYRSQRGIVYVSLFKNSGKSAGASLEHTHSQLIALPVQPPILQQELDVMAHLDKCPYCTIARTECGSPRLVTRNRDWVAFTPFSSRFPFEVWLLPFKHVPDLVACPEIVLGSLGIILREVMRKYRRLLGEMSYNYLFFQGPGPYHLNLRIQPVLTTVAGFEKNTGIFINTMAPEQAAADLRNITGIK; encoded by the coding sequence ATGCCTGAACTGAGAAAACATTATTTTTTAGAGGAATACTGTATCATAGCAGCAGAACGTGGCAGGAGACCTTCGGATTTTGTATCGCAACCTGAACTATCAGGTATAACGGATTGTGCGTTCTGTGGTGGTAATGAAGATAAGACACCGCCTGCTAATGCAGTTTACCGGGCCGGAAAGGTGCTTAAGGATGATGATGGAGAGCGTGTAAAAGAGTGGCAGATACGTTGTATTCCGAATCTATACCCTGCTTTGAGTCAAGATGCAGTCCCGTTTGAAGCATCATCAGTGCGGCAACAGGAAGGATGGCAGGTTCAAAACGGATACGGATTCCATGAAGTCATTGTGGAATCTCCACTACATAGCAAGACATTACCTGATCTCACAGACGATGAGATTGGGCTTCTCATGCGTGCATACCGGGACCGCGTTGCATATTACCGTTCTCAACGAGGTATCGTATATGTCTCCCTTTTCAAGAATTCGGGCAAGAGTGCGGGTGCATCCCTTGAACATACTCATTCTCAATTGATCGCCCTGCCGGTACAACCTCCCATACTTCAACAGGAACTGGATGTCATGGCTCATCTTGATAAATGCCCGTATTGCACGATTGCCAGAACCGAATGCGGATCTCCACGACTGGTGACCAGGAACAGGGATTGGGTTGCGTTCACGCCTTTTAGTTCAAGGTTCCCCTTCGAGGTCTGGCTGTTGCCTTTTAAGCATGTACCAGACCTTGTCGCATGTCCGGAAATCGTTCTTGGGTCGCTGGGAATCATTTTGAGGGAAGTGATGAGAAAATATAGACGACTGCTGGGTGAAATGTCCTATAATTACCTGTTCTTCCAGGGTCCTGGACCTTATCACCTGAACCTGCGCATCCAGCCAGTACTCACAACGGTTGCAGGTTTTGAGAAAAATACCGGTATCTTCATCAATACCATGGCTCCGGAACAGGCAGCAGCAGACCTGAGAAACATCACCGGGATTAAGTGA